In one window of Gymnogyps californianus isolate 813 chromosome 7, ASM1813914v2, whole genome shotgun sequence DNA:
- the MCM6 gene encoding DNA replication licensing factor MCM6: protein MDLAVAAGDAGATQQHQQLRDEVAEKCQKLFQDFLEEFQNSDGEVKYLRDAEELIRPERNTLIVSFADLEQFNQQLSTTIQEEFYRVYPYLCRAVKTFARDHGNVPSNKDFYVAFQDLPTRHKIRELTSAKIGSLMRISGQVVRTHPVHPELVSGTFLCLDCQTVIKDVEQQFKYTQPNICRNPVCANRRRFLLDTNKSRFVDFQKVRIQETQAELPRGSIPRSVEVILRAEAVESAQAGDKCDFTGSLIVVPDVSQLSTPGVRAETGSRVSGTEGYETEGIRGLRALGVRELSYKLVFLACYVAPTNPRFGGKELRDEEQTAESIKNQMSVKEWEKVFEMSQDKNLYHNLCTSLFPTIHGNDEVKRGVLLMLFGGVPKTTSEGTSLRGDINVCVVGDPSTAKSQFLKHVDEFSPRAVYTSGKASSAAGLTAAVVKDEESHEFVIEAGALMLADNGVCCIDEFDKMDVRDQVAIHEAMEQQTISITKAGVKATLNARTSILAAANPVGGRYDRSKSLKQNINLSAPIMSRFDLFFILVDECNEVTDYAIARRIVDLHSRVEESVDRVYSLDDIRRYLLFARQFKPKISKESEDFIVEQYKRLRQRDGSGVTKSSWRITVRQLESMIRLSEAMARMHCCDEVHPKHVKEAFRLLNKSIIRVETPDINLDQDDEQQMEDQEDQDGVNGEAEAPAGVSGLVNGINGHSEDMSKDAAPKASLRLGFSEYRRISNLLVLHLRKAEEEEDDSSLKKSELINWYLKEIESEIESEEELINKKKIIERVIHRLTHYDHILIELSQSGLRGSREEETFDEDPYLVVNPNYLLED from the exons atGGACctggcggtggcggcgggggaCGCGGGCGCGAcgcagcagcaccagcagctccgCGATGAGGTGGCCGAGAAGTGCCAGAAGTTGTTCCAGGACTTCTTAGAGGA GTTCCAGAACAGTGATGGGGAGGTCAAATACTTGCGTGATGCTGAAGAACTGATTCGGCCAGAGCGGAATACGTTGATTGTAAGCTTTGCGGATTTGGAGCAGTTCAATCAGCAGCTCTCTACCACTATTCAGGAGGAATTTTACAG GGTTTACCCTTACCTCTGCCGAGCAGTAAAGACTTTCGCCAGAGACCATGGAAATGTTCCTTCAAACAAGGACTTTTATGTTGCATTCCAAGATCTACCTACCAGACACAA aattcGAGAACTGACTTCAGCAAAAATTGGCTCATTGATGCGTATCAGTGGACAGGTGGTACGTACCCACCCAGTCCATCCTGAGCTTGTAAGTGGAACCTTCCTGTGCCTCGACTGCCAGACAGTGATTAAAGACGTGGAACAGCAATTTAAATACACGCAGCCAAACATCTGCAGAAACCCAGTCTGTGCCAACAGAAGGAGATTCCTGCTGGACACAAACAAATCAAGATTTGTTGATTTCCAGAAG gttCGCATTCAGGAGACACAGGCCGAGCTGCCGCGTGGTAGCATTCCTCGCAGCGTGGAAGTGATCTTGCGTGCAGAAGCAGTGGAGTCTGCTCAGGCAGGTGACAAATGTGACTTCACAGGGTCACTGATTGTCGTGCCTGATGTGTCCCAGCTCTCAACACCAG GGGTGCGCGCCGAAACCGGCTCCCGCGTGAGCGGGACAGAGGGCTATGAAACTGAAGGCATCCGAGGACTTCGTGCCCTTGGAGTCAGAGAGCTGTCATATAAGCTAGTCTTTCTAGCTTGTTATGTTGCACCAACAAATCCACGG TTTGGTGGAAAAGAGCTCCGAGATGAAGAACAGACTgcagaaagcattaaaaaccaAATGTCTGTGAAAGAGTGGGAAAAGGTTTTTGAAATGAGCCAAGATAAGAACCTTTACCATAATCTGTGCACCAGCCTCTTCCCCACTATCCATG GTAATGATGAAGTGAAACGTGGAGTCCTGCTGATGCTTTTTGGAGGAGTTCCTAAGACCACTTCAGAAGGCACTTCATTGCGTGGGGACATTAATGTTTGTGTTGTTGGTGATCCAAGTACAGCCAAGAGTCAATTTCTAAA GCATGTGGATGAGTTCAGTCCTCGTGCTGTATACACCAGTGGAAAAGCCTCCAGTGCTGCTGGTCTAACAGCGGCTGTTGTAAAAGATGAAGAGTCTCATGAATTTGTCATTGAAGCTGGAGCACTGATGCTGGCGGATAAT GGAGTTTGTTGCATTGATGAATTTGACAAAATGGACGTGCGGGATCAAGTAGCCATTCATGAAGCAATGGAGCAGCAGACTATATCCATTACTAAAGCAGGAGTAAAG GCTACCCTGAACGCCAGGACGTCCATTTTGGCTGCAGCGAACCCAGTTGGCGGGCGCTATGACAGATCCAAGTCACTGAAACAGAATATAAACCTGTCAGCTCCCATCATGTCTCGCTTTGATCTCTTCTTCATCCTTGTGGATGAGTGTAATGAG GTTACAGATTACGCCATTGCCAGACGCATAGTGGATCTGCATTCCAGAGTAGAAGAATCTGTTGATCGTGTCTATTCATTAGATGATATCAGAAGGTATCTGCTGTTTGCAAGACAGTTTAAACCAAAG ATATCTAAGGAATCTGAGGACTTTATAGTGGAGCAGTATAAACGACTACGGCAGCGTGATGGCTCTGGAGTGACAAAGTCATCCTGGAGAATCACAGTGCGACAGTTGGAAAGCATGATTCGGCTGTCTGAAGCTATGGCCCGTATGCACTGCTGTGATGAG GTTCACCCGAAACATGTGAAGGAAGCTTTCAGGCTTTTAAATAAGTCCATCATTAGAGTTGAGACTCCTGACATCAATTTAGACCAAGATGATGAACAGCAAATGGAGGATCAAGAGGACCAAGATGGAGTCAATG GTGAGGCAGAAGCTCCAGCTGGGGTCAGTGGTCTTGTGAATGGGATCAATGGCCATTCTGAGGACATGAGCAAAGATGCCGCACCCAAAGCTTCTCTTAGACTGGGCTTCTCCGAGTATCGACGAATTTCTAATCTCCTGGTGCTGCAcctcaggaaagcagaggaag aagaggACGATTCATCATTAAAGAAGAGTGAACTTATTAATTGGTATCTAAAGGAGATTGAATCTGAAATAGAATCTGAAGAAgaactaataaataaaaagaagatcATAGAGAGAGTCATTCACCGACTTACACATTAT GATCACATTCTGATAGAACTGTCCCAGTCAGGACTGAGAGGATCCAGAGAAGAGGAGACTTTTGATGAAGATCCATACCTAGTTGTCAACCCGAACTATCTGCTGGAAGACTAA